The following coding sequences lie in one Flagellimonas eckloniae genomic window:
- a CDS encoding PASTA domain-containing protein — protein MKHFLSFLKSKVFLIQLGLALVAVVVLCFLTLQWLKKTTNHGEFVEVPDFSKMSVMEMRETVENAGLRYQVLDSSNYNPEYPRFSILEQDPAAGNKVKANRKIYFTVNPSGYKKVTVPNIIQVTQRNATSMLRAVGLDVQRVTYIDELGKNMVYRMKYKGKFLKPGDKLPKTSKIELVCGNGTIPGSARIQAESN, from the coding sequence ATGAAACATTTTTTGAGCTTTCTAAAAAGTAAGGTTTTTTTGATTCAATTGGGTCTGGCCCTTGTGGCGGTCGTAGTGCTGTGTTTTTTAACGCTTCAATGGTTAAAGAAAACCACAAATCATGGTGAGTTTGTTGAAGTCCCTGATTTTTCAAAGATGTCCGTGATGGAAATGAGAGAGACAGTAGAAAATGCAGGATTGCGTTATCAAGTGTTGGATTCTTCAAACTATAACCCAGAATACCCGCGTTTTTCAATCTTGGAGCAAGATCCGGCGGCGGGAAATAAAGTAAAGGCAAATCGTAAGATTTATTTCACTGTTAACCCTTCTGGTTACAAAAAAGTGACGGTACCGAATATTATCCAAGTTACCCAACGAAACGCAACATCTATGTTACGGGCCGTGGGGTTGGATGTACAGCGTGTAACCTATATTGACGAGTTGGGAAAGAATATGGTTTACAGAATGAAATACAAGGGGAAGTTTTTAAAACCTGGAGATAAGCTACCCAAAACTTCAAAAATAGAATTAGTGTGTGGTAATGGTACTATTCCGGGAAGCGCACGTATACAGGCAGAATCCAATTAA
- a CDS encoding response regulator produces MKKINSLYIIDDDPIAIFGIKKMLKLKVECNDIKAFENGKMALDDLKGRIEYGDGIPEVIFLDINMPIMDGWEFLEELLNLNIEEKVIINVITSSIDPSDYQKWNHFRLNSIHHLNFRNKPIYKIEATDVNLAS; encoded by the coding sequence ATGAAGAAAATAAATAGTCTATATATCATTGATGATGACCCAATTGCAATCTTTGGCATAAAAAAAATGCTTAAGCTAAAAGTAGAATGCAATGATATCAAAGCATTTGAAAATGGGAAAATGGCTTTGGATGACCTAAAGGGAAGAATAGAATATGGAGACGGAATACCTGAAGTAATATTTTTAGATATAAATATGCCAATTATGGATGGCTGGGAGTTCTTGGAAGAATTGCTAAACCTAAACATTGAGGAGAAGGTTATCATCAATGTAATTACCTCTTCAATTGATCCATCAGATTATCAAAAATGGAATCATTTCAGGCTCAACTCCATTCATCATCTAAATTTTAGAAACAAACCTATCTATAAAATTGAAGCGACAGATGTCAATTTGGCATCATAA
- a CDS encoding biotin--[acetyl-CoA-carboxylase] ligase — translation MGELTQIIKLDATDSTNLYLKGLLLSQELEDYTTVVAKKQRKGRGQMGTEWQSYDGKNLTFSILKKFESLQVAHQFNLNICVSLAVFDVLKQLGIPDLRVKWPNDIMSGSSKVCGILIENTLKGKLIQNSIIGIGLNVNQISFENLQKVASLKSLTGKQFYLDELLQEILKKLKSRFVGVEAKTVTQMLPEYHEQLFRKDRPSTFKDGKTQVFMGFIREVSPSGKLILELEDKVLKEYGLKEVTLLY, via the coding sequence TTGGGAGAACTAACACAAATAATCAAACTTGATGCCACGGACTCAACAAACCTCTATTTAAAGGGTTTATTACTTTCTCAGGAATTGGAAGATTATACCACGGTTGTTGCCAAAAAACAACGTAAGGGTAGGGGGCAAATGGGCACCGAATGGCAGTCTTATGACGGTAAGAACTTGACCTTTAGTATTTTGAAAAAGTTTGAGTCTTTGCAAGTCGCACATCAATTTAACCTAAACATATGTGTTTCCTTGGCTGTTTTTGATGTTTTAAAGCAGCTGGGCATACCTGATTTAAGGGTGAAATGGCCCAACGACATTATGTCAGGTTCATCTAAAGTGTGTGGTATTTTAATTGAAAATACCCTTAAAGGTAAATTGATTCAAAATTCAATTATTGGAATTGGGTTGAATGTGAACCAGATTTCATTTGAAAACCTGCAAAAAGTAGCTTCGTTAAAATCCCTAACTGGAAAACAATTTTATTTGGATGAGCTTTTACAGGAAATTTTGAAAAAGTTAAAATCCCGATTTGTAGGTGTCGAAGCAAAAACTGTGACCCAAATGTTGCCGGAATATCATGAACAATTGTTCCGAAAAGATAGGCCTTCAACTTTTAAAGATGGGAAAACCCAGGTTTTTATGGGCTTTATCCGTGAGGTCTCACCTTCAGGAAAACTCATCCTAGAACTTGAGGATAAGGTTTTAAAAGAGTATGGATTAAAGGAAGTGACCTTACTCTATTAA
- a CDS encoding PAS domain S-box protein: MKSIETVPQNYILKQLPKATAFVDKNYSIVDASDSWLHLFNFKWEELSGKSILNVFTDHEQLTKTKLKEYLDSNKRKKIQHVKVTKEDETWYESILTPWFDEKENVVGTILQSENISKRIEKELELKRTKILLKAKSEVAKVGSWEYDLISQKLSWSEQTKKIHEVPKSFVPTVSQGIEFYKQGYSRNKVSMLFHRILEDGTPYNQRLILITAKGEEKWVEAGGKAMKKNGKIVKIIGTFQDINDQVIAEKKTKESEQLLSTLIDNLPINVYIKDKESRKILVNKTECDYIGTTAKNIIGKSDFDLYDKKIAQISRDEDLEVMRSLKPMVGVETINIKKDGSSTNFLTSKIPLINSNGEAYGLIGMSMDITHIKEKEDELRNLINITAIQNKKLTNFAHIVSHNLRSHTANFSMLLDFLIHEKEEKEKDRIMTMLTHASDNLLDTLENLNDVVAISTNVNIDKKPLNLKENILKVQQNLAAFLEKNKVEFVNHVPNKLSVLSVPAYLESIILNLVTNAVKYRSPKRNPLITLRAKKQDNSVVLSVEDNGLGIDLNKYGGKIFGMYKTFHNKKDARGLGLYIIKNQIEAMGGSITINSEVGKGTTFNVYFNEENK, from the coding sequence TTGAAATCTATTGAAACTGTTCCCCAAAACTATATTCTTAAACAACTTCCAAAGGCAACCGCCTTTGTTGATAAAAACTATTCTATAGTAGATGCTTCAGACTCTTGGTTGCACCTTTTTAATTTCAAATGGGAGGAGTTGTCAGGAAAAAGCATTCTAAATGTTTTTACTGACCACGAACAACTCACCAAAACAAAACTGAAAGAATATTTAGACTCAAATAAGAGGAAAAAAATTCAACATGTAAAGGTCACCAAGGAAGATGAAACATGGTACGAAAGTATTTTAACACCTTGGTTTGATGAAAAAGAAAACGTAGTAGGTACTATTTTACAATCGGAGAATATAAGCAAACGAATAGAAAAAGAACTTGAGTTAAAGAGGACTAAAATTCTGCTAAAAGCTAAATCCGAAGTTGCCAAAGTAGGCAGTTGGGAGTACGATTTAATTTCACAAAAACTCAGTTGGTCCGAGCAAACCAAAAAAATACATGAAGTTCCAAAATCTTTTGTGCCAACGGTAAGTCAAGGTATAGAGTTTTATAAACAAGGTTACAGCAGAAATAAAGTTTCAATGCTTTTCCATAGAATATTGGAAGATGGCACACCTTATAATCAACGTTTAATATTAATAACAGCAAAGGGTGAAGAAAAATGGGTAGAAGCAGGTGGAAAAGCGATGAAGAAAAATGGTAAAATCGTTAAAATTATAGGAACTTTCCAAGATATCAATGATCAGGTCATTGCTGAGAAAAAAACAAAAGAAAGTGAACAATTACTAAGTACCTTGATCGATAATCTTCCCATAAATGTCTATATCAAAGACAAGGAGTCTCGAAAAATATTGGTAAACAAAACCGAATGTGACTACATAGGAACAACTGCCAAGAACATCATAGGAAAATCAGATTTTGACCTTTACGACAAGAAAATTGCCCAAATTTCAAGAGATGAGGACCTTGAGGTAATGCGGTCGCTTAAACCTATGGTAGGTGTGGAAACCATTAACATTAAAAAAGATGGTAGCTCTACCAATTTCTTGACCTCTAAAATACCTCTTATCAATTCCAATGGAGAAGCATATGGCCTTATAGGTATGAGCATGGACATTACCCATATAAAGGAAAAGGAAGATGAGTTACGAAATCTTATAAATATTACTGCAATCCAAAATAAAAAACTAACAAATTTTGCACATATTGTTTCCCATAATTTAAGGTCGCATACTGCCAACTTTTCCATGCTTCTGGATTTTCTTATTCATGAAAAAGAAGAAAAAGAGAAAGATCGAATCATGACAATGTTGACTCATGCTTCAGATAATCTATTGGACACTTTAGAAAACTTAAATGACGTTGTGGCCATAAGTACAAATGTCAACATTGATAAAAAACCCTTAAACCTTAAAGAAAATATTCTTAAGGTACAACAAAACCTTGCTGCCTTCCTGGAAAAAAATAAAGTTGAGTTTGTAAACCATGTTCCAAATAAACTATCTGTTTTGAGTGTTCCTGCCTATCTGGAAAGTATTATACTTAATTTGGTTACCAACGCTGTAAAATATCGTAGTCCAAAACGAAATCCCCTAATTACATTAAGAGCAAAAAAACAGGACAATAGTGTTGTATTAAGTGTTGAAGATAATGGATTGGGGATAGATTTAAACAAGTATGGAGGTAAAATCTTTGGAATGTACAAAACCTTTCATAACAAAAAAGATGCTAGGGGTCTTGGGCTATATATTATTAAAAACCAGATAGAGGCCATGGGCGGCAGCATAACTATTAATAGCGAAGTGGGCAAGGGCACTACGTTTAATGTCTATTTTAATGAAGAAAATAAATAG
- a CDS encoding D-alanine--D-alanine ligase, translating to MKKNIAIIMGGYSSEREISIKSGNVVYQYLDKTKYNAYRIIISTEKWIYLDDDNEEFPIDKADFSAVLPDGKISFDCVFNAIHGTPGEDGLLQAYFELLNIPQTSCNHYQAALTFNKRDLLSTLKPYGVQCATSFHLNLGETIDEAAILDKVGLPCFVKANRAGSSYGISKVHKREDLSDAIANAFSEDSEVIIESFLDGTEVSVGVITYNNEITVLPITEIVTENDFFDYEAKYLGKSQEITPARISKIQEENVTKWAKYIYKTLGLKGYTRSEFIFIGNDPHLLEVNTTPGLTEESILPQQANAAGISLEQLFGSAVEEALR from the coding sequence ATGAAAAAAAACATCGCCATCATTATGGGTGGCTATTCCAGTGAGCGTGAAATTTCGATAAAAAGCGGTAATGTGGTTTATCAATACTTGGATAAAACTAAATATAATGCGTATCGTATCATAATTTCAACCGAGAAATGGATTTACCTTGATGATGACAATGAGGAATTTCCAATTGACAAGGCTGACTTTAGTGCTGTTTTACCTGATGGAAAGATTAGTTTTGATTGTGTTTTTAATGCCATTCATGGCACTCCAGGTGAGGATGGGTTGCTTCAGGCCTATTTTGAATTGTTGAATATACCACAGACTTCTTGCAACCATTATCAGGCCGCCCTTACTTTTAACAAAAGGGATTTGTTGAGTACGCTTAAGCCCTATGGCGTACAATGTGCTACATCGTTTCATTTAAATTTAGGTGAAACTATTGATGAAGCTGCCATTCTGGACAAAGTGGGACTCCCCTGTTTTGTAAAAGCAAATAGGGCCGGTAGCAGTTATGGAATTTCAAAAGTTCACAAAAGAGAGGATTTAAGTGATGCTATAGCGAATGCTTTTTCTGAAGATAGCGAGGTAATTATAGAATCATTTTTAGACGGAACCGAAGTTTCTGTCGGTGTCATTACTTACAATAATGAAATAACAGTGCTTCCGATTACAGAAATAGTTACAGAAAATGATTTTTTTGATTATGAGGCAAAATATCTAGGAAAGTCCCAAGAAATAACCCCTGCTAGAATTTCCAAAATCCAAGAAGAGAATGTAACTAAGTGGGCAAAATACATTTATAAAACACTTGGTTTAAAGGGGTATACGCGCAGTGAGTTCATTTTCATTGGCAATGACCCACATCTTCTTGAAGTAAACACAACTCCGGGACTTACAGAGGAGAGCATCTTACCGCAACAAGCAAATGCAGCTGGAATATCGTTGGAACAACTATTTGGAAGCGCTGTTGAAGAGGCATTGCGATAG
- the rsfS gene encoding ribosome silencing factor, whose product MQKTKASADELIALILHGIEEVKGDDINLLDLREIENTVCDYFIICNGTSNTHVNAIVSSIQKTVSKAIHDKPWHVEGSENAEWILMDYVNVVVHVFQKHIREFYDIEGLWGDAKVTMVESSYNS is encoded by the coding sequence ATGCAGAAAACGAAAGCTAGCGCAGATGAACTGATTGCCTTAATATTACATGGAATTGAAGAAGTTAAGGGAGATGATATAAATCTTCTTGATCTTAGGGAGATTGAAAATACAGTTTGCGACTACTTTATTATCTGCAATGGTACTTCCAATACACATGTTAACGCAATTGTTTCATCTATTCAAAAAACCGTCAGCAAAGCCATACACGACAAACCTTGGCATGTTGAAGGTTCTGAAAATGCAGAATGGATTTTGATGGACTATGTAAATGTTGTTGTTCATGTATTTCAAAAACACATTAGGGAATTCTACGACATAGAGGGGCTTTGGGGTGACGCTAAAGTAACAATGGTGGAGAGCAGCTACAATTCTTAA
- a CDS encoding NUDIX hydrolase: protein MYKVFVNESLLILTNELQDNTNGNLFSLDGDSILMAIDSLAKGRLSEAYIYHPDEEKMLDVFMHKIPVVVAGGGFVTNPKGKVLFIYRNDKWDLPKGKVDKGESIEKAAIREVEEETGVRDLQIEKFLRTTYHVFKRNGEYRLKQVHWFAMYTTYSGKLVGQKDEGIMKVKWKGPKKIKKALENSYFNIRILFENRPISDQQ from the coding sequence ATGTATAAAGTTTTTGTTAATGAGTCTCTACTGATTTTAACAAATGAGCTCCAAGACAATACTAATGGTAATCTCTTTTCATTGGATGGTGACTCTATACTGATGGCTATAGATTCGTTGGCAAAAGGAAGACTGTCTGAGGCATACATTTATCACCCCGATGAAGAGAAAATGCTGGATGTCTTTATGCATAAAATCCCTGTTGTTGTTGCTGGAGGAGGATTTGTGACCAACCCTAAAGGAAAGGTTTTGTTTATTTATAGAAATGATAAATGGGATTTGCCAAAGGGCAAGGTAGATAAAGGGGAATCTATTGAGAAAGCAGCGATAAGGGAGGTTGAGGAAGAAACAGGTGTTCGAGACCTTCAGATTGAAAAGTTTCTACGCACGACTTATCACGTTTTTAAAAGGAATGGGGAGTACAGATTAAAACAAGTACATTGGTTTGCCATGTATACCACCTATTCTGGAAAGCTTGTAGGACAAAAAGATGAAGGAATTATGAAGGTGAAATGGAAGGGACCCAAAAAAATTAAAAAGGCTTTGGAAAACTCCTATTTCAATATTAGAATTTTGTTTGAAAATAGACCTATTTCTGATCAACAATAG
- the coaD gene encoding pantetheine-phosphate adenylyltransferase yields MRRAIFPGSFDPLTLGHFDVIKRGINLFDELFIAIGINAEKKYMFSLEERTKFIEEAFMDEPKIKVVTYEGMTVDFCKKIDANFILRGLRNPADFEFEKAIAHTNRKLSEIETVFLLTSSGKSYISSSIVRDVIRNGGDYTGLVPDTVVVK; encoded by the coding sequence ATGAGACGTGCTATTTTTCCAGGTTCATTTGATCCGCTTACCTTAGGCCACTTTGATGTTATCAAAAGAGGAATAAACCTATTTGATGAATTATTTATTGCTATTGGGATAAATGCGGAAAAAAAATACATGTTCTCCTTGGAAGAGCGCACCAAGTTCATTGAAGAAGCCTTTATGGACGAGCCCAAAATAAAAGTGGTTACTTATGAAGGTATGACTGTGGATTTTTGCAAAAAAATTGATGCCAATTTTATATTGCGAGGTTTAAGAAATCCTGCAGATTTTGAATTTGAAAAAGCCATTGCCCACACAAACAGAAAACTTTCTGAAATTGAAACGGTCTTTTTATTGACTTCTTCCGGAAAATCGTATATCAGCTCTTCCATTGTTAGGGATGTGATTAGAAACGGGGGAGATTACACTGGTCTTGTTCCCGATACTGTTGTGGTGAAATAG
- the ftsH gene encoding ATP-dependent zinc metalloprotease FtsH translates to MAKDNNNSNTPKKPRFSSWWIYGVVIALIIGFQFFGGNSFSSTEKTTTSELQEYLRNGDISEILIITNARQAKVFLTEEALQKDVHKNVSEKPFNFSAGKIPQYILDYGDLQNFEDEIKSIKKENNLDTIVDFDTESNVLGELLLSLLPFALIIGIWIYLMRRMSGGAGGGAGGQIFNIGKSKAKLFDEKTDTRTSFKDVAGLEGAKEEVQEIVEFLKHPDKYTSLGGKIPKGALLVGPPGTGKTLLAKAVAGEAKVPFFSLSGSDFVEMFVGVGASRVRDLFKQAKDKSPAIIFIDEIDAIGRARGKNNFTGSNDERENTLNQLLTEMDGFGTNTNVIVLAATNRADVLDKALMRAGRFDRQIYVDLPDIRERKEIFEVHLRPIKTAETLDLDFLAKQTPGFSGADIANVCNEAALIAARKEKKAVNKQDFLDAVDRIVGGLEKKNKIITVEEKKTIAYHEAGHATVSWMLEHAAPLVKVTIVPRGQSLGAAWYLPEERLIVRPEQMLDEMCATMGGRAAERVIFDKISTGALSDLEKVTKQARAMVTIYGLNEELGNITYYDSSGNNEYGFTKPYSEETAQKIDEEISKMIEEQYQRAIKLLADNKDKLKELADRLLEKEVIFKDDLEKIFGKRPFEKEELEPTE, encoded by the coding sequence ATGGCAAAAGACAACAACAATTCTAATACTCCTAAGAAACCTCGTTTTAGTTCTTGGTGGATTTACGGTGTGGTAATCGCATTAATTATCGGTTTTCAATTTTTTGGAGGGAATAGTTTCTCCAGCACAGAAAAAACCACGACCTCGGAACTACAAGAGTATTTAAGAAATGGAGACATTTCCGAAATCTTGATTATAACGAATGCAAGACAGGCAAAGGTATTCTTGACTGAAGAAGCACTTCAAAAAGATGTACACAAAAATGTTTCGGAGAAACCTTTTAATTTTTCTGCAGGAAAAATTCCACAGTACATTTTAGACTATGGGGACCTTCAAAATTTTGAGGACGAAATAAAAAGCATCAAAAAAGAAAACAATCTTGATACAATTGTTGATTTTGATACAGAATCAAACGTTTTAGGAGAGTTATTGCTCTCACTACTTCCATTTGCATTGATTATAGGTATTTGGATTTATCTGATGCGAAGAATGTCTGGTGGTGCCGGCGGTGGTGCTGGAGGTCAGATTTTCAATATAGGAAAGTCAAAAGCAAAACTCTTTGATGAAAAAACAGATACCAGAACTTCATTCAAAGATGTTGCAGGACTTGAAGGAGCAAAAGAAGAGGTTCAAGAAATTGTAGAATTCCTTAAGCACCCGGATAAATACACTTCTTTAGGAGGAAAAATACCCAAAGGAGCCTTATTAGTAGGACCTCCTGGAACCGGTAAAACCCTTTTGGCCAAAGCAGTGGCAGGAGAGGCTAAAGTTCCTTTTTTCTCGCTATCAGGCTCAGACTTTGTGGAAATGTTTGTTGGTGTAGGTGCTTCAAGGGTTCGTGACCTTTTTAAACAAGCAAAGGATAAATCCCCTGCAATTATTTTCATTGATGAAATCGATGCGATAGGTCGAGCAAGAGGGAAAAATAACTTCACAGGTTCCAATGATGAACGTGAAAACACACTGAATCAACTACTGACAGAAATGGACGGTTTTGGCACAAACACCAATGTTATTGTACTTGCCGCCACCAACCGCGCAGATGTATTGGACAAGGCATTGATGCGGGCAGGTCGTTTTGATCGTCAAATTTATGTTGACCTTCCGGACATAAGGGAAAGAAAAGAGATTTTTGAAGTTCACCTACGTCCCATAAAAACCGCAGAAACCCTCGATTTGGATTTTCTTGCCAAACAAACGCCTGGTTTCTCTGGAGCGGATATTGCAAATGTTTGTAACGAAGCGGCTTTAATTGCAGCCCGTAAGGAAAAGAAAGCGGTAAATAAGCAAGATTTCTTGGATGCTGTAGATCGAATTGTAGGAGGCCTTGAGAAGAAAAATAAAATAATAACTGTAGAAGAGAAAAAAACCATTGCATATCATGAAGCTGGTCATGCAACTGTAAGTTGGATGTTGGAGCATGCCGCACCCTTGGTAAAAGTAACCATTGTACCTAGGGGACAGTCTCTTGGCGCAGCTTGGTATTTACCGGAGGAACGCTTAATTGTCCGTCCAGAACAAATGCTGGATGAAATGTGTGCAACTATGGGAGGAAGAGCAGCGGAACGGGTTATTTTCGATAAAATATCCACAGGTGCATTAAGTGATTTGGAAAAGGTGACAAAACAAGCGAGGGCTATGGTTACCATTTACGGTCTTAATGAAGAGTTGGGGAATATTACATATTATGATTCCTCTGGAAACAATGAATATGGGTTCACTAAGCCTTATAGTGAGGAAACAGCCCAGAAAATTGACGAGGAAATATCAAAAATGATAGAGGAACAATATCAGCGGGCTATTAAACTGTTGGCTGACAATAAGGATAAACTAAAGGAGTTGGCAGATAGACTTTTAGAAAAAGAAGTTATCTTTAAGGATGATTTAGAAAAGATTTTTGGAAAAAGACCTTTCGAAAAAGAAGAATTGGAGCCAACCGAGTAG
- the pyrE gene encoding orotate phosphoribosyltransferase translates to MVLNKDTAKKTAELLLQINAIKLEPENPFTWASGWKSPIYCDNRVMLSYPEIRNFVREEMAKQVETLYGKPDVIAGVATGAIGIGILVAEALGLPFIYVRPEPKSHGRQNQIEGYLESGQNVVVIEDLISTGKSSLNAVKALKAQQANVKGMIAIFTYGFSVASDNFTKENIELHTLSDYDHLIEQASETNYIKESHLQTLLQWKSNPKQWK, encoded by the coding sequence ATGGTTTTAAACAAGGACACTGCCAAAAAAACAGCCGAACTTCTATTACAAATTAATGCAATTAAGTTGGAACCCGAAAATCCTTTTACATGGGCTTCTGGTTGGAAATCTCCTATTTATTGTGACAACAGAGTTATGCTTTCCTATCCCGAAATACGAAATTTTGTTCGGGAGGAAATGGCAAAACAAGTAGAAACCCTATATGGAAAACCAGATGTTATCGCAGGGGTTGCTACAGGCGCCATAGGAATTGGAATTTTGGTAGCAGAAGCATTAGGACTCCCTTTTATTTATGTTAGGCCAGAACCGAAGTCCCATGGAAGACAAAACCAGATTGAAGGATATTTGGAATCAGGACAAAATGTTGTTGTTATTGAAGATTTAATAAGCACAGGTAAGAGCAGTTTAAATGCGGTTAAAGCCTTAAAGGCCCAACAGGCTAATGTAAAGGGGATGATAGCTATTTTCACTTATGGATTTTCAGTTGCATCGGATAATTTCACCAAGGAAAATATAGAGTTACATACGCTGTCTGACTATGACCACCTAATTGAACAAGCCTCTGAAACAAACTATATAAAAGAATCACATCTACAAACCCTATTGCAATGGAAGTCAAATCCAAAGCAATGGAAATAA
- a CDS encoding M14 family metallopeptidase: protein MKHLLFLILMLLYLSCETQTEDKASSYQTFYETADGKETATYQETIDFYIRLAKDFPEINIQTIGETDSGYPLHIVTFNPDGDFNFEHVRQEKAIVLINNGIHPGESDGIDATMLLYRDLATKKILHPENTILATIPIYNIGGALNRNSTTRANQNGPLEYGFRGNALNYDLNRDFIKMDSKNAKTFTQIFHLIKPDVFIDNHVSNGADYQYTLTHLFTQHNKLGGKLGNYLHKEFMPKMEKSLQDKDWDITPYVNVFNRPPELGFKQFMDHPRYSTGYTTLWGTLGLMVETHMLKPYKKRVRGTYALMESMINIVEKEHSNLKKLRKETLNQYSELSQYYFNWQVDTTRTSKLNFKGFEANLISSEVTGLSRLKYDREKPFTKEVVYHNYFFPADTIAVPAAYVIKQSWQNIIDRLKANHIQYFEIEEDTVFGVASYKILDYNTRKDPYEGHYPHFYTRVEQTELKVAFRPGDVVVPTNQYGIRYILETLEPQAEDSFFNWNFFDTVLQQKEGFSPYVFEDVAYDMLKNDSILRNNFIAKKEFDPDFSADWYAQLDWIYQRSKHREESYLRYPIYRIEKGSKAEAIVDQK, encoded by the coding sequence TTGAAGCACTTACTTTTTTTGATATTAATGTTGCTTTACCTATCCTGTGAGACTCAAACAGAAGATAAGGCTTCCTCATATCAAACATTTTATGAAACCGCGGATGGCAAAGAGACTGCCACTTACCAAGAAACCATTGATTTTTACATAAGACTTGCCAAAGATTTTCCGGAAATCAATATCCAGACCATTGGAGAGACGGATAGTGGTTACCCGCTTCACATAGTGACATTCAATCCCGATGGAGATTTTAATTTTGAACATGTAAGACAAGAAAAAGCAATTGTACTGATTAACAATGGCATTCACCCAGGTGAGAGTGATGGCATTGATGCCACAATGCTACTATATCGGGATTTGGCCACCAAAAAAATACTCCACCCCGAAAATACTATTTTGGCTACCATCCCCATTTATAATATTGGTGGTGCCTTGAATAGGAACTCAACTACAAGGGCAAATCAAAATGGCCCTTTGGAATACGGTTTTAGGGGAAATGCATTGAATTATGACCTGAATCGGGATTTCATAAAAATGGACTCCAAAAACGCAAAAACCTTTACACAAATCTTTCATTTGATAAAGCCTGATGTTTTTATTGACAACCACGTAAGCAACGGAGCCGATTATCAATATACTTTAACCCATTTGTTTACACAGCACAATAAATTAGGTGGAAAACTCGGCAACTATCTTCATAAGGAATTTATGCCCAAAATGGAAAAATCATTGCAGGATAAGGATTGGGACATAACCCCATATGTGAATGTTTTTAATAGACCTCCTGAATTGGGTTTTAAACAATTTATGGACCACCCAAGATATTCAACCGGTTACACAACACTTTGGGGCACATTGGGATTAATGGTTGAAACACATATGCTAAAACCGTATAAGAAAAGAGTAAGAGGCACATATGCTCTTATGGAAAGCATGATTAACATTGTTGAAAAAGAACATTCCAACTTAAAAAAACTACGAAAAGAAACATTAAATCAATATTCCGAATTATCGCAGTATTACTTTAATTGGCAGGTGGATACAACCCGAACCTCAAAACTAAATTTTAAAGGGTTTGAAGCTAATCTAATTTCTAGTGAGGTAACTGGGCTTTCCAGATTAAAATACGACAGAGAGAAGCCCTTTACAAAAGAAGTTGTGTACCATAATTATTTTTTTCCGGCAGATACCATTGCGGTCCCGGCCGCATATGTCATAAAGCAAAGCTGGCAAAATATAATAGACAGGCTAAAAGCAAACCATATTCAATATTTTGAGATAGAAGAGGATACGGTCTTTGGAGTTGCGTCCTACAAAATATTGGACTATAACACCAGAAAAGACCCCTATGAAGGACATTATCCTCATTTCTATACAAGAGTTGAACAAACTGAATTAAAGGTTGCGTTTAGACCAGGTGATGTTGTGGTACCAACCAATCAATATGGAATTCGATATATATTGGAAACCCTGGAACCCCAAGCAGAAGATTCTTTCTTCAATTGGAATTTCTTTGATACCGTACTTCAACAAAAAGAAGGGTTTTCACCTTATGTTTTTGAGGATGTTGCATATGATATGCTTAAAAACGATTCAATACTTCGAAATAACTTCATCGCCAAAAAAGAGTTTGATCCTGATTTTTCAGCAGACTGGTATGCCCAATTGGATTGGATCTATCAACGTTCCAAGCATAGGGAAGAATCCTATCTTAGATATCCTATATATAGAATTGAAAAGGGAAGCAAAGCGGAGGCTATTGTTGATCAGAAATAG